The Rouxiella sp. WC2420 region TTGGCGCAGTGTCTTGGGCTGGGTTGATATCGTAATCAACGAAAACGATTGGGATATGCAAGGCATTCAGCTTGTCGATCACCCCGCCCTGTTGCAGTGACTTTTTCGCCCGCAGCTGGGCAATCATCAGATCAGGATGCTTGGCAATCACCGTTTCTAAATCAACCTGCCCCTGGTCGCTAAAGCCCATGTCGAGGATTTTGGTCGATTCAGGCCATTTGCCTTTCAGCATATCCCAGGTACCGGCATCGGTTGTTTTCAGCAGGTTATTCCACGCCACTACGCGCTTGAAAGGATCGCTTTTATCCAACAACGCCAACGACAAAATGTCACGGCCATCCTGCACGATGACCCGCTCAGGCTCTTTATTAATGGTGATTTTCTGGCCCGAAAGATCGGTAACAGTCAGCGGGTAAGTCGTGGCAAAGGAGGCGAAAGAAGCCGCCATCAGGCCCGCTGCGGCAAGTACGCGTGTGGCATTGTTAAGCAGGATTTTATTCAAAATAAAGGTATCCAGGCAGTTGATTTACAAATAGAAATGATTCTGATAACCATTATCAAACAGGTGCAAATAATAACCATTTAACGGCGTTGCGGGCAATGTTTTTAGGAAAAGTCAAACTGACTGGCAAGTCCCACAAATTCATAAAACAATTAAATTCATGAAGTTAGCCTGATTAAACAACATAATTTTGTGATTGCAGAAAAAGAACTGACGCGAGATTTCGCGCCAGTTTTGATTAAAAACACCCTTTCGGAAACAATTAAGTGTTTTTACTCTCCGAGATAGCGCCATAAGAACTCGCTGACCAACGCACGCTTGAAGGCGTTTTGCGCTTTGTCTGCCGCAGCACTGTGGCCCCCCTCGGTGTTTTCGTAAAAATAAACATTCTCGATGCCAGATTGCTGCATTTTAGCGGCCATCTTTCTGGCGTGCCCTGGACCCACGCGGTCATCGCTGGTCGCAGTAGTGAACAACACCGGAGGATAGGTTTTTAGCGGATCGATATTCTGATACGGCGAAAACGCTTTAATAAACGCCCACTCTTCCGGTTTCTGCGGATCGCCATACTCGGCAATCCATGAGGCACCGGCAGAAATTTGTGTATAACGCAGCATGTCCAGCAATGGCACCTCGCAGACAATCGCCCCAAACAGCTCAGGATAAAGTGTCAACATATTGCCGACTAACAGGCCGCCGTTGCTGCCGCCCTGTGCCGCGAGATGCGCCGCTGAGGTAATTTTACGAGTAATCAAGTCTTTAGCTACCGAAGAAAAATCCTCATAGGCGCGCAGGCGTTTCTCTTTCAATGCAGCCTGATGCCAGCGCGGGCCAAATTCTCCACCGCCGCGAATATTGGCAATCACAAACACCCCGCCGCGTTCGAGCCACGCAGTGCCGGTCACGCCGAGGTAGTAAGGATCGAGAGAAACCTGGAAACCGCCATAGCCATACAGCAGAGTCGGATTGCTGCCATCCAGCACCATGTCTTTGGCCGAGATGGCAAAATACGGGACCGCCGTGCCGTCATCCGAGGCGGCAAAATGCTGTGCTACCTGATACTTCGACGCATCAAAATAGCTCGGTGCCTGCTTGATTATCTCCGCGGCCTTCCCGTGCTGCTCACCCAGCACGCCGTAATACAGCGAGGTCGGCTGCAAGAAACCGGTCACCGTCATAAAGTACTCGTTGGTGTCTTCATCGATGCCCGAGGCACTGATTTTGCTAAGCTCCGGCGCATCGCCCAGCCCCTGACGGGTCCAAAGTCCGGCCTCGGATTTCAGCACTTCCAGACGATTGACCACGTTGTCCATAATGCTGAGGATCAGATAATCACGGGTCATCGAGAAGTTTGACAGCGTCGTGGTCTCACCCGGCGTAAACAGGGTCTTGAACTTGCGATCGCCCGCCATAAAGCGGTCGAATTCAGTAACCAGCAAGCTGCCGGAAGAATAGGTTTCCTCGCCGACAGTCCATTCTGATGACAGAGAAAGCAACAGCCACTGCCTCCAGGTACTGAAACGGGCGTCTTGCGGGATCTCGAGCGGCAGCAGCTTTTTCTCTTGTTCCTGCTGAGTTTCGTCGAGCAGAAAGACTTCGCGATGATAAAAATCAAGGGTTCTGCCGACGAAATTACGTTCATAGCCCGGCGTGTCATCGCGCACGATCATTACCGACATATCGGTAGGCTCGGCGCTGAACTGGGTTATCGCACTTTCGAGGGGCGTCCCACGCTGCCAGATTTTGGCAATACGCGGATAACCCGAGGTAGTCATTGAACCCGGACCGAAATCGGTAGCGATAAACAAACGGTCGTGGTCAATCCACGTTACGCGGCTTTTAGCCGACGGCAGGTTAAAACCGTCCTCGACAAAACTCAGCGTAGTTAAATCAAATTCGCGAATTGCCGAGGCATCTCCTCCGTCGGGAGAGAGATGCAACAGCCCGCGCCGATACTCTGGCGCAAGAGTCTGAATGCCGTGATAAACCCAGTCGGTGCCTTCTGCCGCGCCCAAAGCATCGATGTCCAGCACGGTTTCCCAAACGGGTGACTCTGTACGATAAGAGGCAAAACTGGTACGACGCAGCAGGCCACGCGGATTTTTTTCATCCTGCCAGAAGTTGTAAAAATAGTGCCCGCATTTGTTGACCATCGGGATTTGCGTCGAAGCATTCAGACAGTCAAATACATCGCTGCGGATGGTTTCAAATCGATCGCTCTCGGCAAATTCACGGCGAGTTTGCTGACTTTGCTGAATGGCCCAATCTACGGCAGTTTCGCCATTGATCTCTTCCAGCCAGACAAAATCGTCCGCGGCTTGCTGGAAATCCTCTGAATTTGATGACGTAAAAGTGCCTGATGACATAAAACCTGCTCCTGCGTGTTTTTAGCAAATATAAGCAATCTGATGAAAGCGTTCCAATCAAAGCCACTGCAATCAATAAACAGGGAAGATCACATGATTCAATGCCTTGCCCTGGTAGCATCCTCTTTCTACCTTACCGTTTTCATCATAGTCGCTTTTGGCATCCATGGCCTCGCCCATTCTTTGCAAAACTTTATGGCCGATATTATTGGTCCAGTTAAAGCTGTTTTGCAGCACGACAACGGCGGTTTTATGGCGGGTGTCGAGACCGATATAGCTTGAGAAACCGCCGATAAATCCAACCTGATAGGTAATAGTTTGCGTGCCTACCTGATCTACAATCCAGCCGCTGGCCGCCGCCTCGCTGTTGCGCCGGTAGCGAACGCGAAGAGAGTCGTGCAAAGCATCATCCAGTGCCGGAAAACCGGTGGCATGAAGATGCGCGCAGGCGTAGACAAGCAGGTCATTGGCATTGGTATACAGCCCTGCGGCACCCACCATCAATGAGGAAAAATGCCAGTCGGGAACTGGGCTACCGCGACGGATAAACTTTGGCTGATCGCCTGCGTGGCCCATTGCCCGCTGCGCATAACCCGGTAATAAAATCGGTTGATAGCCGGTGTGCGACAGCCGCAGCGGCCCGGTAATATTCTCCACCAGCAGCGCCTGAACGGGCTTACCGCTGCGAAGTTCCAGAATATAATCGAGCAGGCCGTAACCAATATTTGAATAGCGCGGGGATTTGTCGGCAGGCGCGCTGTAGCTGGCGAGATAGTCCACCAGACTCCGCCGGTCGAGAGCATGATAGAAATTGTCGCCGGTAAACAGATACTGCACCAGTCCGCCCAGCATCTCAATGGTCATCATCTGGCGCGGCAATCCCGAAGTATGAGTCACCAACTGCAGCAGAGTAATCTTGCGCGCATCCGGGCTCAGCGGTGTGCCGCGAGGCAGCAGCGTAACCAGCGTTTCATCCCACCTTAATGTGCCCTTCTGTACCATCAGCGTGGTGATTTCCGCCAAAAATCCTTTGCTGACCGAGGCCACGGCAAACAGCGTCGAACCGCCTACTTTGCCGCCATCGGCCTGGCCAGTCACGCCATAACTGTAAACGTGGGTCTGCCCGTCAGGGAAAAGGATGCCAACCACTAAACCCGGCGTTTGGTGTTGATCAACAAGCGGTTGTGCCAACTCGTTGACTTCAGCATCCAGATTGCCGGTGTGGGCCAGCCGCAATCCCTGGGCCGAGGTCGGGTCAGTTTTCATTTTGGATAAGGTACTGCAGCCGCTGCAAAAACTAATCACTATGCACAACAGCCAAAAGCTGATTGCGCGAAATATTGTTATCACTAATCTTGTGCCTGTGATTAATACCCCACAGAAGAGAGGGGGATAAACGGACGGCAAACATTTTGCCGTTCGGAGGAGTTGTTATTGCAGCAAAATACCCTGAATCAGATTGGCCTTCACTATGGTGACGTCTGAAATATTCAGCGCCTGCATAAAGCCTTCCACCAGCAAAAGATTAGTCACATCAGTCGCGCGGTAATCGCCGGACAACTGAGCATCTGACAGTTTAACTTTATCTTTCGCCACTCGTTGCAAGTCGGCTACCGTGTACTGATTATTTGTCGGATGCAGCTGATCTTTAATCGAATAGCCGTGTACCCCACCGATTCCAATAACTTTTTTACTTTTTGCCGCCTGAACGATTTGTGGATTAACGTGGGTACGAGCATAAAAATTCACAAACCGCAGAATCTCGGCCGCTAGCGGGCCTAGCGGGTTCGGCGAATTTACCTGCTTAAGATCTTTGTCCATCAGCACTTGAATCACCATGTCTTTCAGGCTGACCGAGGCGAGTTTTCCCAGATAAATCTCCGGCATTTTAACGCCGTTCTTCTGCTGATAGGTCGTCATCTGCATCGATCCACCACCAATATCCCACACCAGCAGGTCAGTATCCTTGATTTTAGGATTGTTCAGCGCGGCCTTGGCCGACAGGAAACCCAGCTGCGCTTCCTGAGCCTGCGAAATCACCCGCAGCGAAATATGCGCCTGTTTATTAAATTGCTTAATCACCTGCGGGCCGTTGGCAGCCGTTCTAAATACCGCGGTCGCTACGCCAGTGATGCGCACTGGATGATATTTTTGTGCCGCAGAAACCAGCTCTTTTAAAGCCGCAGCGCCCTGCTGTTCAATTGCCGGACTCAGCTGATTGTTTGTCGACTCTGCCAGATCTTCGTTGAAACCTATCGGCTTATCCTGCGAGAACAGCAATTTACCCAAGGTTTTGGTGCAAATATTGACCTCGCTGACCTGAATTTTTGTGGTACCTGAACCCATATCAATCCCGGCTCGCACCTCAATACAGTTTTTTGCCAGCGCCTGTACGGTAAATCCCAGCAGCAAAATCGCGACGGTGTGTTTAACCCAAAGATTCATTCTTTCCCTGCCTTGAAATACGCTGAAAAAAATAAAGATAAATAGAAATACCTTTTTTAAAGCTTGAATTTCAAGCGGAATCTTTTCAATCAGGCAATATTAACTCATTAGACCCGCTCCGACGTTGATCGAAAGTCCCAGGATCGCCAGATTAAAAATGAATGATAAAACCGCCTGTAGCAGCGAGATTTTCCTGACCACAGTATTGCCCGTGCCGACGTCAGCAGTTTGCGCGGCAACTGCGATGGTGAAAGAGTAATAGGCAAAATCCCAGTATCCCGGCAGCTTGATTTTATCCGGGAAAAGCAGCACCTTTTCTTCTCCGTTGCTGTGGAGATAGTGCATGTGCGCATAGTGCATAGTGAAGGCCGTGGGGAGTAATAGCCACGACACCACCAGCGTGGCGGCGGTCAGCGTAATATGCTCAATCTTGCTGGCTCCGGTCAGATTTTTTACCGCGCCAAGTTCAAATAGAATAGCCAAAATACTCACCAGACAGGCCACGCAGACTAGTGCCAGTACGGTTTTTGCGCTTTCATCCTGCCGACGCGCTATGTTTGCGATACCCTCGGCGGGGGTTCTGAGCATCATCCACCACAGAAACACGAGATACAGCCAGGCCAGCACGTTCCAGCTTAATAGCAGCCGCTGCAGTAGCGGCTGATTGCCAGGTAAAAGAAAGAAGCTGACAATTGCCAATATCAGGGCGACAAGCAGCCTTGGGCGGGAATGGTAATAATGCTGGAGCGGATGCAGTAAATTCATTTTTCGCCAGTTATTAATTAGAGTTAATTTAACTGTAGACGGCTATCGGCAAAAGAAAATCAATCCTTCAACAACGCCTCTCGGGTTCGTTGGTGACGGGCCTGTAATAAATCTGCCTCACTATCAGGCATATTAATCTCCATCAGCGGCTCATAAAGCGGAACAGCGGGAAGAGCCTGATTGACTTCAATTCCATCTTCTTCCAGATACTGTTCCATTAATCTATCAACTTGCTGTTCGAAAATTTGCGGATCAAAAGCCTCTACATCGATCCCAAACTGCGCCTCAACCTGGGTCAGATAGTTTTCAAACTCCGACAAATTAAATGGAATGTCTTCATTATTTTCAACTATTTGCGCCGGAATAGAAAAAGGATGCTGGGGCAGCGGTACAGATGTCTTAGACGAGGACGGGACATGTATCGCCAGCTGTGCTGCAACCGGTATCAGATTCGGGGCTTGCCGACCCAGAAAATCATTATGATAATCACGCTCTGCACGCGATACATTTTTTTGCGCATCATAGAGGGCATCGCGCTCTTCCCTTTCCGCGTTGCTCTCCCTTCTTAACCCTTCGTTTTGCATTAATAATCCCCCAGCCACCCGTCCCGCTGACGAAGTAGAAGCGCGCAGACTCTGTGAAGCGCGCTCGTCCATCTGCGCCCTGCTTTGATAATAGATTTCACGTAGTCTGTTACGTTGATTTTCAAAACGCTCGACACTTCGGCTATCAGTTTCTAACGCCTGCCGCAGAATATCGCCCGTCACCACTAACTTGTCGGCATCAACGTTCTCCAGCGGCGAAGTCTGCGGAGTGACCTCTTTTGGCTTATGATGACTCAGGGAGGATCTGACGCGGCGCATAAAAGAAGGTTTTTCCACCAGCCCACTGCTTTTCAACTGTTCAGTTGATAACAGAAAAATCTGATCAGTTTTCTTCATCAGCGTATTAATCACCTCGTCCAGGGGCTGCGATTGAGAGGGTCTAGGTAGCAATAACGAAATGCGCCTGGAGGCAATATTCATGCGCTGAAAAAAATTCATACTACCAATGTAAGCCACCGGGGAAGGGCGGTCAGCGATATGTTTCTTGTGCAGCGAGGTCAGCAACACCTTTTTTCTACCACTGTCCTTACTGAGTTGATTAAACAGCTGTGTCACCTTTAAGCCAGCCAGATGCCCCATAATCAGCGGCAACGTATTGATAAATTCGACCTGTTCCTCGAGATTGGCCGGCATCAGGGCCGTAAATACATTTGTGGCAAGCTCGGGATACTTCTCCAAAGTGATTAGCAAGATATCGGCAACCTCCATTAGTACAAGCGTTCCGGCAGTCTCTGCTTCACCACTCATCACTCCAAACGCCGCGCGACCCACGATCTGACTATCACGGATTTTATTAAGCAGTATTTCGGGCTGGCCAGGCTCGGCCTCACGTACATCAGCCAAAATTCTCGGTAACAATCCTGTCATTCCACGCCTGATTTTTCCTTTAGCGCCAGATTTGATATTAGAAGCCGGGGAATCAGCTTCACTGAGAGAAAGTGTGCTGACATTGCTGGTTAATGAGTCTACATCAGTAATAGAGGATGCATTGCTCAGCCGTACAGGCGTATCGATACCGGCTCGTCTTGCTACAATCTGCGCATACTCGGCAGCCAGGATTTGCCGATCCAGCAGGTCAAGATATCGATCGGGAGAATTAATAAATGCGTTTGCTGCACAATCGCGAAGATATTGAATCTCCGGGCCAAAATCGCCATGTTCGGCGATCTTTTTTTGTATTTGATGCTGTTGACGATACCCCGGCATTAGCAGACTGCGCTGCAAAATGGCACGATAAAGACAATCTCCATCCGGGAAATTGGGCACCAGCAAACCATTATGCAGCAAATTATAGTGGGCATTGGAAGCGCTCCCTGTAGCGACATGAGTCTCCCCGACTACGCGATGCAACTCGATTTTATATTCGTGATGCATAGCCTCCTGCAACGTGATTGGGCTATTTTCGCCGCGAAAATAATGGGTGGCCTCCCCTTTTGTCGTTACGGCAATAACCGTGTTAGGCGGCAGCTCACCTGAATTGAGCAACAGAGGGATGACCAGATCTCCAAGCTGGTTATTGAAGCTTCCCGGTGCTCGCAGCATCCAGTTAGCGATATTATTTATCTCTACAAGATTTGGCCTGATATTAAAATTTGGCACTGTTGACGACGCAACAGGTTTATCGTAACTCAGGGATAAGAGTAAGGCTTCGGCGTTAAGCTCTGGAAGTTGATCAGTTTCGAGGCTTGGCTGCTTGGCAGCCTGAGTTAATGCATGTTGAACCGCGCCCATCGCGAGACTTTCCTGCTCTTCAGGATCCCGCTGAAGTTCAGGAGTAACAACAGGCAGCGAATTAAGCCGAGTCTTGTCGCCAAGATTAAGCGGCAATGGCATAGGTTCCTTTTTCATTCTATCACCAAGCCTAGCCCCTGCTCTAAGCCCTGCACTGCGATGCAAGCTAGCTTTCCTGCCGGTCACTGCTGAACATTCGCCCCATCGCAGCCCATGCTCACGATAAAGGCGTACCCCCCAGGCAGTCACGGTTTCTTCCTTGTCGGTTCTGCGCTGAGCTTCGACACTGTTTCGCGCCCATAAAACCTTTTC contains the following coding sequences:
- a CDS encoding prolyl oligopeptidase family protein translates to MSSGTFTSSNSEDFQQAADDFVWLEEINGETAVDWAIQQSQQTRREFAESDRFETIRSDVFDCLNASTQIPMVNKCGHYFYNFWQDEKNPRGLLRRTSFASYRTESPVWETVLDIDALGAAEGTDWVYHGIQTLAPEYRRGLLHLSPDGGDASAIREFDLTTLSFVEDGFNLPSAKSRVTWIDHDRLFIATDFGPGSMTTSGYPRIAKIWQRGTPLESAITQFSAEPTDMSVMIVRDDTPGYERNFVGRTLDFYHREVFLLDETQQEQEKKLLPLEIPQDARFSTWRQWLLLSLSSEWTVGEETYSSGSLLVTEFDRFMAGDRKFKTLFTPGETTTLSNFSMTRDYLILSIMDNVVNRLEVLKSEAGLWTRQGLGDAPELSKISASGIDEDTNEYFMTVTGFLQPTSLYYGVLGEQHGKAAEIIKQAPSYFDASKYQVAQHFAASDDGTAVPYFAISAKDMVLDGSNPTLLYGYGGFQVSLDPYYLGVTGTAWLERGGVFVIANIRGGGEFGPRWHQAALKEKRLRAYEDFSSVAKDLITRKITSAAHLAAQGGSNGGLLVGNMLTLYPELFGAIVCEVPLLDMLRYTQISAGASWIAEYGDPQKPEEWAFIKAFSPYQNIDPLKTYPPVLFTTATSDDRVGPGHARKMAAKMQQSGIENVYFYENTEGGHSAAADKAQNAFKRALVSEFLWRYLGE
- a CDS encoding serine hydrolase domain-containing protein, whose amino-acid sequence is MKTDPTSAQGLRLAHTGNLDAEVNELAQPLVDQHQTPGLVVGILFPDGQTHVYSYGVTGQADGGKVGGSTLFAVASVSKGFLAEITTLMVQKGTLRWDETLVTLLPRGTPLSPDARKITLLQLVTHTSGLPRQMMTIEMLGGLVQYLFTGDNFYHALDRRSLVDYLASYSAPADKSPRYSNIGYGLLDYILELRSGKPVQALLVENITGPLRLSHTGYQPILLPGYAQRAMGHAGDQPKFIRRGSPVPDWHFSSLMVGAAGLYTNANDLLVYACAHLHATGFPALDDALHDSLRVRYRRNSEAAASGWIVDQVGTQTITYQVGFIGGFSSYIGLDTRHKTAVVVLQNSFNWTNNIGHKVLQRMGEAMDAKSDYDENGKVERGCYQGKALNHVIFPVY
- a CDS encoding Ppx/GppA phosphatase family protein; the protein is MNLWVKHTVAILLLGFTVQALAKNCIEVRAGIDMGSGTTKIQVSEVNICTKTLGKLLFSQDKPIGFNEDLAESTNNQLSPAIEQQGAAALKELVSAAQKYHPVRITGVATAVFRTAANGPQVIKQFNKQAHISLRVISQAQEAQLGFLSAKAALNNPKIKDTDLLVWDIGGGSMQMTTYQQKNGVKMPEIYLGKLASVSLKDMVIQVLMDKDLKQVNSPNPLGPLAAEILRFVNFYARTHVNPQIVQAAKSKKVIGIGGVHGYSIKDQLHPTNNQYTVADLQRVAKDKVKLSDAQLSGDYRATDVTNLLLVEGFMQALNISDVTIVKANLIQGILLQ
- a CDS encoding DUF1345 domain-containing protein, which encodes MNLLHPLQHYYHSRPRLLVALILAIVSFFLLPGNQPLLQRLLLSWNVLAWLYLVFLWWMMLRTPAEGIANIARRQDESAKTVLALVCVACLVSILAILFELGAVKNLTGASKIEHITLTAATLVVSWLLLPTAFTMHYAHMHYLHSNGEEKVLLFPDKIKLPGYWDFAYYSFTIAVAAQTADVGTGNTVVRKISLLQAVLSFIFNLAILGLSINVGAGLMS